The Paenibacillus spongiae nucleotide sequence AATTCATGCGGGAAATCTAGCGCATACGGAGCGTAACTCCCAGCACCCCTGGCTCCCGCTCCAATCAATACAGCGGTCAATTGACTCATCGAAACCGTCTCCTTCTCATTCCAAATACGTCATAGTCTTCGTCTGATCTACCTCAGAGATTTTGCTATCCAAATCAATAATCGTTTCATCCAAAATATGATCGGTTATTTGGATAACGCCAAAATCGATAATATTCAACCAATTTCAAGCATAATACTATCATACATACAGGCATATTGAATAGTTCTTTATCCAAAATCACAGATGATAGAATGAATATCGGCTAAAATTAATCATCTTTTTGGTTTATTTGGCTCCAAATATAGTGAGAACCGGTTGACGGGGTAATGCGGCGCTAATTGGTTTGATAAAGCGGATATTAGTATAAATCATAACGGACATCAGATGCGCTATTCTTGAACTATCGTCCTGATGGACTGGGGGATTTGTCATCGAGCCTCCTATCAAGTAGGGCCCAAGCGCACTTCGAACGTTGAATGATAGGACAAAAAGCCCGATGGCGAGTTTTACCCGCCTTCGGGCTAATAAGTATGATCCCTGCTCCTCCGGCAGCGTACCCATAATGTGGTTACGTGCTTCGCTTAAATGCGGATGATTCTCTCGCAACCAATGTGCAGGGCAGCAGGATTTTGGGCGGTATCGGATAATGGCCGTCCAAGTGATCCACGATCGTTTTTGCCGCAATACTGCCCACTTCAAACCGAGGTACATGAACCGAAGTTAGCGGCGGAGACGTATATTGCGCGACAGCAATATTATCCATGCCTACGAAGGCAATATCCTCCGGAATACGGCATTCCTTCTCCAGAGCAGCCCGCATGGCGGGAATCGCCAGCATATCGCTTGCACAAAAGATCGCAGTCGGCCATTCGGACTTCGGCTTGCTCGTCAGCAGCTCGGTCATCTTGTTGTAGCTTGCGTCAACGTTCCAGTTCGTATCGATCACCCAGTCCGGGTTAATGGTCAGACTGGCCTGAAGCATCGCGAATTGATAGCCGATATACCGCTCTTCGTTCTCCATAATCTTGAAGAAAGCAGGTCCTCCAATATAGCCGATTCGCGTATGCCCCTGCTCCCTCAGGTGACGGACGACTGCCCTGGCAGCGGAAATCCGGTCAACGTCGACGACCGGCGCGGATACGGAATCATCATTGAAGCTTACGCCAAGCAGGACGACCCCTTCCTTCTTCATCAGCTCGAATAATTCGTTATCATACCAGCTGATGGCCAGCACGCCCTTCACGCCAGATTCCCGCAGCATGTCGCCGAGCTTCGCCGCATCCTTCACCTCTTCAAAGGTACGCACGATAGCAGCGGGCTGTCCAAGCTCCTTCAGCTTCCAATAGAAGCCTTCCAGAACCTGCGAGAAGTATGGATGATTGTCCATTAAGGACTGGGGAACGATACACGCAATCTGTTTCTGATCGTCAATCGCTCTATCCGCAGCTACTCGCCCTATCCCGTCCAGCTTGTATCCCAGCTCGGCGGCAACGCTCAGAATTCTGCGTTTTGTCTCATCGCTCACAGGCCGCCGCGTGTCGTCGCTCAATGCGCGCGATACCGTCGAGATGGAGACACCAACCCGGTCAGCGATATCTTTTAATGTCGGCAAAACGTTATCCTCCTTGCTAGGAAGAGTACGGCAGTCGTAATCCGATTATCCCCAACCTATTCCAAAATTCCAACAAATGATTGCGATAAAGATAACATCGTTCATCACTGGTGTCAATTCAACAGCTGAATCAGCTGCAGGCACAGCGCTGCATACGATCGGACTTCGCCGAATCCGTACGACCAAAAGCCGCGAATCTCTTCGCGGCCTGGAATGGCTATGGTGATTCATGCTAAGGCATTCAAGCGCTGCCATCCAAATATGCCAATTGCTCCGGCGTCAGCCGGATGTCCTCGGCGGATAGACTTTCCTGCAGCTGTTCCGGCGTTCTGCAGCCCACGATCGGCAGTGTGGTAAAGGGCTGGTCGATCAAATAGCGGAGCGCCACTTGAGTCACGGAGCAGGATAGCTCGGAAGCCAGCTTCTTCGCCCGCTCATAACGCTCCCAATTCGCCGCCGAACGATAAGTGGGGCTAATCCTTTCATCGTCTGCGCCGTATGCACCGGTATCCCACTTGGTGAACAAGCCTTGGGCCTGCGCGGAATAAGGCATGGCGCACATGGAGGTCTTCAAGTGATACTGCTTCATTGCCTCATTCATCGCCACCATCGTGGGATCGGCGAATTTAGACGAATCCGCTTCGGCCAAGCTCCACATCACTTGGTTGCTGGTGAAGCCTTGGATCCCCCGCTCATCTGCATAGCGCTGCGCTTCCTCCATTCGCCGCGCCGTCCAGTTGGAGCAGCCGAAATAGCGGATATTTCCCGCCTGCCTCTGCTCATGAAGCGCTTCCATAATAGCTCCGGCAGGCTGGCTTGCATCGTCCCGGTGAAGGATATACATATCGATCGTATCCACCTGCAGATGGCGCAGGCTGCCTTCAATGTCGAGCGCAATATCGGCAGGAGACAGCCGCGGTGTATCCATCGACTCCAGCAGCGGATGCCCTCCCTTCGTCGTGACAATCATGGCATGGCGGTTCTTCCTGGCCTTCATCCAGGAGCCGATCGTTTTCTCGCTGATGCTTGCTTCGACAGGCAGCCAATTGGCGTATACCTGTGCGGTATCGATCAAATTGCCGCCCCGGTCTGCGTACGCGTCCATGAGATAGAAGGATTGATCCATGGTTAGGGTGCTTCCCAGCCCGCTTCCGCCCAGGCAGAGTATCGAGCTTTGCAGGTCGGTTCCCTTAATCGGTTTCTTATTCATCGATTGCCTCCTCTCTTATGCTCATTCTCTTTCGCCGTCCGCTCAATAAATCCTTCTTATCGTCAAGCCGTTAAGCTTTGCCTGATATCTGCCAAACCGCTCGTCCAAAGCTAGTTCTTATTCGGCATTGATTTACGATACGCGTTGGGCGCCATTCCGTATTTCTGCTTGAACGCCCGGATAAAATGCGTGTAGGAATTGAACCCGCAATTGTAGCAAATTTCGGTGACAGATATCTCGGAGCTGCTTACAAGCGCTATCGCCGCGCGTAAGCGCAAGGATTGCATATAGCTGCGGAAGGAGCTGCCGGTCGCTTTATGAAAGCATTCGCTGAAATAGTTAGGAGACAATCCGGACTGGGCGGACACCTTCTCCAGCGTCAAGGGCTCCCGGTAGTGATGATGAATATAGATCAAGGCTTCCTGGATGGAGCTGTCGATCTTGGTGCCGGCCCGCTCCTGCCGCCCGTTCGTAACCGCCCGCAGCAGATCGATTAAAATTCGTTCCAGCCCGCCTCTCATCAGAAGCTCGGATCCGATTCCCTTATTCGCCGATTCTTCGATCAGACGGGCGAACTCGTCATTCATCCGGTCGAATTCCGTCCCCTCGAAGCGCGCCATGAAGCATTCACGATTGACGAACAGCAGATTGCGCAAGGAGGCGCCAAGCGTCTCTTCCGAAAATTTCACATTATATAGCTTCAGCGCTTTATCCTTTACCGGAATGATTTCATGAAAATCGGATGGCGTCACAAGAAAGAGATACCCCTTGGCCAGCGGATAGGACTGACCGTTCAGCAGATGCTCTCCCTCGCCCTCAACGATAAATTCCAATTCGTAAAATTCATGCCAGTGCAGCGGATAGGTCTGATTGACCGTATAACAGGCGGGATGCATGAGCGCTTCATTCTCGTTCAACAATCGGTTAGGCAGCTTTCCCCATTTCATTCCTACTGTGCCTCCTGCAGCGTTCGATTGCGGCGGATAGCGGATAGTCGATTTTATGTAAACTCATCGGTACAAAATCGCTTTCATGCGTACGATATCCGCGTACTTATTGTCGCATGCCTGTTTCAACATGTCTATGAGTATCCCTCCCGAAGCTCCAGCTAGCCCGATTGTCTGTGATTTATTGCACATCTCAGGCAGACAGCGCTATGTTACGATATTTCTGCAAGATAAAGTTGTTGTAAAGGATGATATGCATGCCGCGAAAGATACTTCGAAGTCAGTCATCACAATATCCGTTTAAAGTCATCTTGAATCAAACACGCGTTGAGACCCTCCATGGCAGAGGTACGATTATCGACAGAACGAATGAATGGATATTCGTTAAGCTCGACCGCAACAAATCAACCATTAAAACCAGCATCTTCATCGTCGAACTGCTAGAGACCGCTTAAGAGGTCTTACATATGCCCAGCCTTCGCCAGAGCAAGAGCGTCCCCAAGAGGGACTTGAACGTATGTTCATCCCCTTGGCGACATGTCTCTGAACAACGAATAGCCATGCAGGTTCAGCAGCTGAACCGCATGGCTATTTATCATTTTGCTTCCATATGTTCGAAAGCAGGGCAACTGCTGCCCTCGCTAACGGCTGTACCTCTCATCGACTAAAGCTTGAATATATTTCGTCATGTGATCCAGGAAAGCTTTCGGCTCCAGGCTGCCGTTCATGACATCACCATATTTTTTATCGAACTCGGTTTGCCATTCGACCGGGATCCATGTCCACAAATGATCATGCTTCGCATTGGCGAGCACTTCTTTAAAGACCGCATAGACAGGGTCGGTCTTTGCCTGCTCATCCATATAAGGGTTTTCTTTTTTCCCCGAAATCAGATTCAAATGCTTCAGGTTGGATTCCGCCCCCTCGTTCGTAGCGCAAATCCATTTCAAGAACTCCCAAGCCGCTTCTTTATTCTTCCCGCCGGCCGTCAGAGCAAAGCTATGACCTCCGATCCAGGTAGATTTCTCAGGCATGGAGATGATCCCGATTTCATCCGGATTCAAATTGTAATTATTCCGCAGATCTGCTGCTGTTTGCAGATATATGGCCGATTTGCCCGCTTGGAACCAGCCCGTTCCTTCCGGCAGCGATGCCTGAACCTGCTGCAGGCGTTCATCATCAATATTATCTCGCTTGAACTTAACGATCCACTCCAGCGTTTCAACGATCAAAGGATCATTAAAGCTGACCTTGCGGGTCTCCGGATCGTAGAACGTTTTGGTCGTAGCCCCATTGAGGTAAGCCCATGTTTGCAAGGCGTTGACAGTTCCATAGACGTTCTGAGGCGTGAACGTCGACATCTCTTGCTTGCCGTCTCGGACTACCCAGAAGCTGCGCAGAAAATCGCCGAATGCGGACAAAGAATTCAAATCAGGTATTTCTGTAATCCCATACTCATCCAGGATCTTGGTGTTGTACATGAAGGCAAAGTTAGGATCGACCTGCCAAGGCAGGGCCCATACCTTCCCGTCCGAAGTTACGGATCGAATATAAGCGGCTTCATAGAATGTATCCGGATTAACGTCAGGATCCACTTCAATATATTCGGACAATTCCTCTAACACGCCGTTCTCCACCCACTCCGGCATCGTTCCGACCAGGCCTACTACATCGGGAATCGTACCAGCCGCGATTAAGGCGGGCAGTTCACTATAATGCTGCGGCAAAAGTTCGACCTTAATGTTCGGATACTCCTTATTGAAATCCTCGATCAACGGCTTGAACCGATCGTCAGATGACCAGAGCAGTTTGATATCGGCAACGAAGCTTTCTTTGTCCTTTACAGGTGCTGCTGTCTCTTCCTGTTCTACCTGTTCTACCTGTTCTTCATTGACTGTGGGGGCTTCGGAAGTACTACAGCCTGCAATCGTAACAATAGACACAAACAACAACATGAAGATTCGTAAGGGATGTCTGTTCATAAAATGACCTCCTTATAAACGCGTCGACGTTAACGGCTGTACCTCTCATCGACTAAAGCTTGAATATATTTCGTCATGTGATCCAGGAAAGCTTTCGGCTCCAGGGTTCCGTTCATCACTTCAGCGTATTTAGTATCGAACTCGGGTGCCCATTCGACCGGGATCGCGGTCCACAAATGACCTTGCTGCGCATTGCCCAGCACCTCTTTAAAGGCCGCATAGACCGGATCGGTCTTCGCCTGTTCATCCAGATAAGGATTTTCCTTTTTTCCGGAAATGGCAGTCAGATGCTTCAGGTTGGATTCCGCTCCTTCATTCGTTGCGCACATCCATTTCAAAAACTCCCATGCCGCTTCTTTATTCTTCCCGCCGGCGGTCAGAGCAAAGCTCCAGCCTCCGATCCAGACGGCTTTCTGAGGCATGGAGATAATTCCGATTTCATCCGGATTCATCTCGTAATTGAGCCGCAGCTCTCCTGCCGTCTGCAGATTCATGGCCGATTTGCCCGCTTGAAACCAGCTCGTGCCTTCTGGAAGCGAAGCTTGTACCTGCCCCCGGCGTTCATCATCCACATTGTCACGCTTGAACTGAACGATCCACTCCAGCGCTTCGACGATCAGCGGATCATTAAAGTTGACTTTGCGCGTCTCCGGATCATAGAATGTCTTCGTCGTA carries:
- a CDS encoding LacI family DNA-binding transcriptional regulator; translation: MPTLKDIADRVGVSISTVSRALSDDTRRPVSDETKRRILSVAAELGYKLDGIGRVAADRAIDDQKQIACIVPQSLMDNHPYFSQVLEGFYWKLKELGQPAAIVRTFEEVKDAAKLGDMLRESGVKGVLAISWYDNELFELMKKEGVVLLGVSFNDDSVSAPVVDVDRISAARAVVRHLREQGHTRIGYIGGPAFFKIMENEERYIGYQFAMLQASLTINPDWVIDTNWNVDASYNKMTELLTSKPKSEWPTAIFCASDMLAIPAMRAALEKECRIPEDIAFVGMDNIAVAQYTSPPLTSVHVPRFEVGSIAAKTIVDHLDGHYPIPPKILLPCTLVARESSAFKRST
- a CDS encoding aldo/keto reductase, yielding MNKKPIKGTDLQSSILCLGGSGLGSTLTMDQSFYLMDAYADRGGNLIDTAQVYANWLPVEASISEKTIGSWMKARKNRHAMIVTTKGGHPLLESMDTPRLSPADIALDIEGSLRHLQVDTIDMYILHRDDASQPAGAIMEALHEQRQAGNIRYFGCSNWTARRMEEAQRYADERGIQGFTSNQVMWSLAEADSSKFADPTMVAMNEAMKQYHLKTSMCAMPYSAQAQGLFTKWDTGAYGADDERISPTYRSAANWERYERAKKLASELSCSVTQVALRYLIDQPFTTLPIVGCRTPEQLQESLSAEDIRLTPEQLAYLDGSA
- a CDS encoding AraC family transcriptional regulator encodes the protein MKWGKLPNRLLNENEALMHPACYTVNQTYPLHWHEFYELEFIVEGEGEHLLNGQSYPLAKGYLFLVTPSDFHEIIPVKDKALKLYNVKFSEETLGASLRNLLFVNRECFMARFEGTEFDRMNDEFARLIEESANKGIGSELLMRGGLERILIDLLRAVTNGRQERAGTKIDSSIQEALIYIHHHYREPLTLEKVSAQSGLSPNYFSECFHKATGSSFRSYMQSLRLRAAIALVSSSEISVTEICYNCGFNSYTHFIRAFKQKYGMAPNAYRKSMPNKN
- a CDS encoding extracellular solute-binding protein translates to MNRHPLRIFMLLFVSIVTIAGCSTSEAPTVNEEQVEQVEQEETAAPVKDKESFVADIKLLWSSDDRFKPLIEDFNKEYPNIKVELLPQHYSELPALIAAGTIPDVVGLVGTMPEWVENGVLEELSEYIEVDPDVNPDTFYEAAYIRSVTSDGKVWALPWQVDPNFAFMYNTKILDEYGITEIPDLNSLSAFGDFLRSFWVVRDGKQEMSTFTPQNVYGTVNALQTWAYLNGATTKTFYDPETRKVSFNDPLIVETLEWIVKFKRDNIDDERLQQVQASLPEGTGWFQAGKSAIYLQTAADLRNNYNLNPDEIGIISMPEKSTWIGGHSFALTAGGKNKEAAWEFLKWICATNEGAESNLKHLNLISGKKENPYMDEQAKTDPVYAVFKEVLANAKHDHLWTWIPVEWQTEFDKKYGDVMNGSLEPKAFLDHMTKYIQALVDERYSR